In the Nicotiana tabacum cultivar K326 chromosome 16, ASM71507v2, whole genome shotgun sequence genome, one interval contains:
- the LOC107760487 gene encoding (+)-borneol dehydrogenase 2, with product MEVKGSSESSLSNQRLFGRVALITGGASGIGEGIVRLFHKNGAKVCIADIQDELGQRVCESLGDDKSACFIHCDVTAEADISQAVDFAVQKFGTLDILVNNAGLTGPTYTDIRDYELSVFDNVLDVNVKGVFLGMKHAARIMIPRKKGSIVSLSSAASAIAGAAPHAYTTSKHAISGLTKNVAAELGQHGIRVNCVSPYAVATGLGLAHLPEDQRNDDAIADFHAYFGKLANLQGVDLLVQDVANAVLFLASDEARYISGHNLMVDGGFSCVNHSLKIFRS from the exons ATGGAAGTCAAAGGAAGCTCTGAAAGTTCTCTTTCCAACCAAAG GCTATTTGGAAGAGTCGCTTTAATCACCGGAGGTGCAAGTGGTATAGGAGAGGGTATAGTACGTTTATTTCACAAAAATGGTGCAAAAGTATGCATTGCTGATATTCAAGATGAACTTGGACAGCGCGTTTGTGAATCCCTTGGTGATGACAAAAGTGCATGTTTTATCCACTGTGATGTTACTGCAGAAGCTGATATTAGTCAGGCAGTCGATTTTGCTGTTCAAAAATTTGGTACGCTTGATATATTGGTTAATAATGCTGGATTGACAGGGCCAACTTATACAGATATCCGCGATTATGAACTTTCTGTCTTCGATAATGTGCTTGATGTGAATGTGAAAGGTGTTTTCCTTGGAATGAAACACGCGGCTCGCATAATGATTCCACGAAAGAAGGGATCGATAGTATCTTTGAGCAGTGCAGCAAGTGCTATTGCTGGCGCTGCGCCTCATGCTTATACAACTTCCAAGCATGCTATTTCGGGACTTACAAAAAATGTGGCTGCTGAGTTGGGGCAACATGGTATACGTGTGAACTGCGTTTCTCCTTACGCTGTTGCAACTGGATTGGGCCTGGCTCACTTGCCAGAGGATCAAAGGAATGATGATGCAATCGCGGATTTTCATGCTTATTTTGGCAAGTTAGCTAACTTGCAGGGCGTCGATTTGCTAGTTCAGGATGTTGCTAATGCCGTTCTGTTCTTAGCTAGCGATGAAGCGAGGTATATAAGTGGGCATAATCTGATGGTTGATGGTGGTTTCTCGTGCGTAAATCACTCCCTTAAGATCTTCAGATCAtaa
- the LOC107760488 gene encoding uncharacterized protein LOC107760488 isoform X2: MLFAVEGGGFFSSSASGYSKGLTLLLLGQKNEEKPMRVAPWNQYQLVDQETDPDLQLASGKNRVVRGCASFVCFGRAAAGLESPSPLKVGPTQQPEVLPSCPASDKDNNQTQCVNIIEDSHISPKVALRSSLKKPANSIPISGGNGNEHDTNSEKIDDSPNPMEKRKVQWTDTSGGELFEIREFEPRRQQLRCCR; this comes from the exons ATGTTATTTGCAGTAGAAGGAGGAGGTTTCTTCTCGTCTTCAGCTTCTGGATATAGTAAGGGCCTGACCCTTCTACTCTTGGGTCAGAAGAACGAAGAGAAGCCCATGAGAGTTGCACCGTGGAATCAGTACCAGTTGGTGGACCAAGAAACTGATCCGGACCTCCAGCTGGCTTCCGGGAAGAACAGGGTTGTCCGCGGGTGCGCCTCCTTTGTATGCTTTGGTCGCGCTGCCGCTGGACTTGAGAGCCCATCTCCCCTTAAAGTTGGTCCTACCCAACAGCCAGAAGTCTTGCCTAGCTGTCCTGCTTCTGACAAGGACAACAATCAGACGCAGTGTGTTAATATTATTGAAGACAGTCATATCTCACCAAAGGTTGCTCTTCGGAGTAGCTTAAAGAAACCAGCAAATAGTATTCCCATTTCTGGTGGCAATGGTAATGAACACGACACAAATTCTGAAAAGATTGATGATTCCCCCAATCCTATGGAGAAAAGGAAAGTGCAGTGGACAGACACATCTGGAGGAGAGCTTTTTGAGATAAGGGAATTTGAGCCTAG GAGGCAACAATTGAGGTGCTGCAGATGA
- the LOC107760488 gene encoding uncharacterized protein LOC107760488 isoform X1 → MLFAVEGGGFFSSSASGYSKGLTLLLLGQKNEEKPMRVAPWNQYQLVDQETDPDLQLASGKNRVVRGCASFVCFGRAAAGLESPSPLKVGPTQQPEVLPSCPASDKDNNQTQCVNIIEDSHISPKVALRSSLKKPANSIPISGGNGNEHDTNSEKIDDSPNPMEKRKVQWTDTSGGELFEIREFEPSDDGESDDEFESGNERTCSCKIM, encoded by the exons ATGTTATTTGCAGTAGAAGGAGGAGGTTTCTTCTCGTCTTCAGCTTCTGGATATAGTAAGGGCCTGACCCTTCTACTCTTGGGTCAGAAGAACGAAGAGAAGCCCATGAGAGTTGCACCGTGGAATCAGTACCAGTTGGTGGACCAAGAAACTGATCCGGACCTCCAGCTGGCTTCCGGGAAGAACAGGGTTGTCCGCGGGTGCGCCTCCTTTGTATGCTTTGGTCGCGCTGCCGCTGGACTTGAGAGCCCATCTCCCCTTAAAGTTGGTCCTACCCAACAGCCAGAAGTCTTGCCTAGCTGTCCTGCTTCTGACAAGGACAACAATCAGACGCAGTGTGTTAATATTATTGAAGACAGTCATATCTCACCAAAGGTTGCTCTTCGGAGTAGCTTAAAGAAACCAGCAAATAGTATTCCCATTTCTGGTGGCAATGGTAATGAACACGACACAAATTCTGAAAAGATTGATGATTCCCCCAATCCTATGGAGAAAAGGAAAGTGCAGTGGACAGACACATCTGGAGGAGAGCTTTTTGAGATAAGGGAATTTGAGCCTAG TGATGATGGTGAATCAGATGATGAATTTGAGAGTGGGAATGAAAGAACTTGTTCTTGCAAGATAATGTAA